One Ostrea edulis chromosome 6, xbOstEdul1.1, whole genome shotgun sequence genomic window, CAgcatgtataaaatttgtgtagcactaataattcaaaattttatggCAAGAACTAGAAACCATTGCATTTGTATTTTGCATGCAATGCTTATCAATGTCTTAACACCCCTTTTGTCAAGTATCCGGAATAGTTACACCAGTTAGGGGTTGGGTTTCCAATCTTATGGGCACAGTGCGGGTTCAATTCTCTAGTGttattgaaatttgtttttcatttttaaactgAATTATGAATCTGATTCTATGACTTTTACAAAATGAGAATTACTTCATTACGATTCGGTGTCACTATATGTAACGTGAAATGTGGTTAACGTCCCACTTTCTTTCATTGATATCAATTAATGAAATGACGATTTGCGATTATCAATATTGTAGTCAAGGcatctttaattttgaataatgtGTAAATATTTTCTAACACAGATAGATGAGACTTTTGCCATTTCGAAGaccttttttgaaaatccaGTTGATGTCAAACAGAACTACGCAAGACCGGTGGACGAGAACCATGGCTGGGTGTCTCTGGAGAGAGAAAAGTagaattttttcaatattttataaaaatgaacGAAAAATCATCAGTTCTTCAATGATCTCAATTTTCTGTGTTTAATAATATTTACTTGACTAATTCTTTCAGACTGAACCCGGAAAGACCCGCAGCTGATTTGAAAGAGGCGTATAATATGATGTTGGTAGATGATCCACGTGTAAGTATTCATTCTACGATAGATTAATTCATTAACGTTAATCCATTTTCACTCATACAAACAATCGTCTGCTTTTGTTgggttgataatttttatttcattcattttctaCTTGCCACCTGAGAATAATACGTAAGGATTTATTTCCTTCCCCCTACAGTTCAGATCGCAAATTAAAACATCTAGATGACCAAGACTCCCAAACGGAAGTATATCATCCAGACGCTTGACATAAGCCTCTACCACctcagttttattttttgcGCGAAAGAGTCCAGACGTATTTTTTCTAAGTTTAATTTATTGGTATTTTCGTTTTTGAACATCAGAAGTGAAGGTTCTGATGCCTTTGTTGGAGATGATACAACTTCAGTTGTGTCAGAGGATTGCAATCTTGTGCCGGTAACAACAAAAATGGAGGCCGAGAAGAAAGGCCCAGGTAAGAAACGTTCTTCTCGGAAAAAGGATGAAGTTCGTGATTTAGAGAGTAAAATGTTCGCTAAATTTGAGGAACAGGACAATCAATTTTCTTCGTTAAGTAGTCAAATtggaaagctttttgacatgcTTAGTAAGAGATCTTATGAGCCCGATTCTGGGGCGTCAGGGTCGCTGTCAGACAGAGTCACAGTCGAGGCATTTAGTGCAGCTCGCAGACCAACATGTAGTACGTCGGCAAATGTTCAGGAACAAGAAATTTCCGACGTTGAGGATATTTTGTCAGTACATGTTTCGGACATGGAAAAAGAAAACAGTGGTTTTTTGTTTAGTGCACAAGGCTCAGAACACTCTGGTTCCGATGAAGTCTCTTGTTTTAATAGTTCAGTCGTCGAAGTGGACGTTCATATATCAGCTGATCAAGAACGTTTTCAAAGATATCGTGCCAATACTATTAAAAAAGACAAACCTTGCACAGAAGGTGGAGAAAAGTCTTTGACTTTAAGTAATGCGCTCAGTGACAAGTTGGGGAAGATGCTTATGCTTCTCGAGTCAGAGATAAGACTGGTTTGATACTTGAGAAAAATCAAATTGACGTTTTACAAGGTTCTTGGAGGTCAGAGACTCCGCAGAGAGTAACTTGTTATAGGGAAATTATAGACAAACTTTTCCGATTAATGAAAGTTGTGAGAAATTTTTCAATGTTCCTACTATAGACAATACTGTTGAGAGTTTGTTATTGAAACGTTATGGGCCAAAAGCAGCTTTTGGTAAAACTTCAAGTTTATTTGACAACAACTATAAATCGCTTGAAAAACTTGCATATCAAGGTCATTTAGCAGCGAGAATGGGACTTATTACAACTTGTTATTTACAACAAGCAGTTGGAAATCTGCTAGACAATTTGGAAGCGGGTAAACCAAATTTAGATAGCGCAATTCAGAATGTTAGAGACATTTTTGCGTTATCCACCAAAACCTTGGACCAAATGGCCAGAACAGGTTCTTTTCACCATATGATTCGTCGCAGAGCGACAATGTACGACACCGGGCTTAGTGATTTGAAAGAATATGCAAATACTATTGTTactttgccgttaacatctgaTGGTATTTTTGGAAATCAGtttgatataaaattaaaagagaAAACTGAGAGGAACAAACAATTAGCTGAAGTGTTTCCAGATATTAAACCTGCAGGCGGTGCTCGTTCTTTTAAGAGGAAAGCTCCATCAACAGGAACTTCAGACAATAGTGATGGTTATGCAAAGAAGTCAAAATATGACATTAGTTTCAAGATACCTAAGAAGGCACCAGGAGACTACAAATCTCAAGGAAAGCAACTCAATAACAAAGCTCCAGCTAACAAAACTTGGGTAAGTTCTTTCTTAGGTCCCAAGAAAAAGTATAGTTCCTGACACCAAGAAAATGATGCTGTTTCCACATATACCGGTAGGAGGGAGGTTAAAAAACATTGTCAAGGAATCGAAGAAAATAACGGACGACAAATGGGTTCTGTCAACTCTCAAAGAAGGTCTCAAGTTCGATTTTCTCTTAATTCCCCCACAGACGGGTATAAAACAAACTGTGGTCAATCCCCAGACTTTACCTATTATGATAAAAGAGGTAAACGACTTATTAGAAAAGGGTTCAATAGAGACAGTACCTCCATCAGAGATACATCAAGGTTTTTACAGTACGCTTTTTCTTGTTCCAAAAAAGACGGAAAATTTGAGACCAGTAACCAGTTTAAAACCTCTCAACCAGTATATGAGGAAGCAGCACTTTACAATGGATACACTATCGAAAGTATTGAATTTAGTGTACCCTCAAGATTGGGCTTTATTTCTCGACCTGAAAGATGCCTATCTTCATGTACCAATCCACATGTCCCACAGAAAATTTCTTCGTTTCTGCATACAAGGGAAACTGTACCAATTTGTAGCTCTTTGTTTCGGTCTTTCTCAAGCCCCAAGAGTTTTTACAAAAATAGTGACGGTAATTGCAGCTTATTTGAGAATGCAAAATATTCGTCTAGCGTCCTATCTGGACGATTGGCTACTAGTAAATCTTCAAAAAGAGGCTCTAATTTCAGATCGAGAGAAAACGCTCCATCTTCTGATAAAACTAGGGTTTATTATCAATCTAGAAAAATCTGCACTGAAACCAACACAGGAGATTATATACATAGGGGCACTTTTCAAGTTCAAACGAGAAATAGTTACCCCAACTCAAGACAGAATTGTCAAATTGGAATCAGCAGTTCAAAATATAATGAAAGGTCAAAACACTGCGAGAGATTATCTGGTTCTTTTGGGTTTGATAGCATCTTGTATCGAACTCATCCCGAATGCACGTCTATTTATGAGACCCATTCAGTTACATTTACTACATTTCTGGAAACCCTCTTCTGCAGATTTAAAATGTCGGATTTCATTTACACAACACCTAAACAGTTAGACAGAGCGAACACTTCCAGGGGCAGATCACTTCATCAGTGGTCTGCAACAGTTACGATAAACACAGATGCCTCAAAAACAGGGTTTGGAGGCCACCTGAACAAACAAATTTTTCAGGGCAAGTGGACAAAATTGGAACAGTCACTTCACATCAGCCTGTTAGAGTTAGAAGCTGTTATTCGAACAATAACTCATTTTCTCCCacaattacacaatcagaaagtTTTGGTCAAATGCGACAATACCACAGTAGTACAGTATGTGAACaaacaaggggggggggcaagtcAATAGACCTTTGTTACAAAACATGGACTTTGTGGAAGATGTTGATCAAACACAATATTATAGTAAAAGCTGCAATATATAGTAATAGCAGGGCAAAAGAACATCTTAGCGGACCAGTTGTCACGCAACAGAATTCGCCCCACAGAGTGGACACTGAACGATCAGATAGTTCAGAAAATATTTGCAAAGTGGGGGGTAACTGTTATAGATCTGTTTGCGTCGGGGGACAATCACAAAACACCGGTGTTTTGCTCCGGGATACCGCATCAGAATGGCCTAGCAGTAGATTCACTGACAATATCATGGAACAAAATGTGGGCTTATGCATTTCCACCAATTTGTCTCATTCCAAAAGTGCTGAAACACATGAGTCAATACCAATGTCGATTGATTCTAGTTGCCCCAATGTGGCCAAGAAGGCATTAGTACACAGAACTTCTACAAAAATCAGTAGCAAATCCAATAGAAAATTCCAGTTTTAGAAAATCTTCTACATCagccaaaaacaaaaatatttcatccaAACCCAGCAGTGTTCAAACTAACAGCATGGCTGCTCTCAACAGAAATAAAGGGTTTTCAAGAGACACTAGAAATCTTCTCAGAGCATCATGGCGAGTTTGGTACACAACGAGATTATGCTTGCAAATTCAAAAAATTTGATTGCTGGTGTCGTGAACGGGAAAAAGATCCCTATACAGCAAATTTAGTTGACTGTGCTAAGTTTCttacacatttatataattcTGGGTTACAGTATCGCACTATAGCAGGTTATAGATCGATGCTGTCATCCTTGTTGCCTCTAATAGATAACATTCAAGTGGGCCAACATCCATATATAATCCGTCTATTGAGAGGTGTTTTCAATTCTAGACCTCCAAAAGTAAATTTAGTACCAGAATGGGATTTGCAAAAgtattagacatgttacaaaaATCCCCATTTGAACCTTTACGTCATgctgatttgaaatttttgacttataaaattgtttttcttaCAGCCATCACAACGTTCAGGAGATGTTCGGACATTCAAGCATTGAGGATTGGAGATGGGTTTGTCAATGTTCAGAAGAAAGGCATTACTTTTTTAAGACCAGGATTGTCAAAACAAGATCGTCCAAATCATTATGGAAGAAAGATATTTGTACCATATTTTAAAGACAATAAGAAATTAGATCCAAAACGGGCACTTgcaatttatttgaaaagaacCGAAGAGATGAGGAAAGATGAGGTGAAACTATTTTTAGCAACAGTGAAACCATTTAAACCTGTTACAGCCCAAACTATTTCAAAATGGATAGTAAATACTATAAAGAtggcatatgaaaataaagacttTAAGGTTAGAGCTCACAAGATCCATTGGCCCTTCTTGGGCTTTATTCAATGGTGCGAGTATGAGAAGCATTTTAGAATCTGCAGATTGGTCTACAGATACaacttttatcaaattttatcTGAGGAATGTCGATGTGAAAGTCCTATCTTGAAAAACTTTTTTCTGCGATGCGCAgccaaaaaaaaagaagagagaatttgtatatatgtaaatttgtatataaaaaatggACATCTTCAATAATAGAAGATAAGAAGAAGGGATGGAGATCTACAGAGCAATAGAAAATTACCCACCACCTATGAGAGGTAAAGCTTTGTAATCTGTTATTCTCAGGTGGCAAGtagaaaatgaatgaaataaaattacacaTTTGATAATCAAATTCAGATTTTATGAATGAAGTTTTCTACTTGCCACCTAGGTTCCCACCCTACCACCCCTCTATAATTTTCTATaattattagaatatttaatttatgataaaataaaactgaGGTGGTAGAGGCTTTGTGTCAAGCGTCTGGATGATATATCCGTTTGGGAGTCTTGGTCATCTAGATGTTTTAATTTGCGATCTGAACTGTAGGGGGAAGGAAATAAATCCTTAAGTATTATTCTCAGGTGGCAAGTAGGAAACTTCATTCATAAAATCAGAATTTGATTATCAAATTTGGAATTTTCCCTCTCGAAGCCATGATTTTGTATGGATACAGATGGATTTCACAATTTGTGACTTTATGAATACTGAATCATTTGATTTTACATGTTTACACGTCTTGTCATTGGTTGATCTATCATATGAATATCGTATACcccgaaaaataaaataagaaatggccggaactactttctattggaatgttggggattccCCTGAAtggtctatttatagattggAAATCCTGAAAAGAACAACTTCACAACTCTATCAATCCAAATAAATTCATTCAACAAAAACAttaacatattaaaataaatgataaataaacaattaattacacaaaataaaataaatatgactATTTGAAGGAAAAACATAACACACGCGCGTACACGTCTGCTTATGCAATTTCTGAAAATGGATTCCAAGGGAGGAAATTTCGATGATATATTTCAAGGCAGACCTGAATGTGAAGTTATGAAACCTGATTTTGATGAAGAAACTCTTCTTTCTCTGTTTAATAACTTTGATGATGAGGATGAAAATTATCAGAATGTTTGTGAAATCATAAATGCTTCTACATCCAATGATGAGGCGCTTAGAGAATTGGCCAACGCACTAGAAACtgaacatccccccccccccccgtcatAATTTCCAATCCAAGATTCAAGACAATCTCTGAGGAGGAATTAAAAGGAATCGAGAGTGGTCGTCAGTCCAAGGGTACAAAGATCAAAACAAAGTGGGGTGTCAAGATTTTCCAAGGTAACGTGATACAAACAAATTTACtcatatatataataacatAAAAAGATGAATAATTAAATAGCAGCACTAATAACAAACACTGTACAATGTATGCACTcgttaaaataaatgaaagaaaaaaaattctctgtCTGTCTCGCTAACGAATACTTAAAGAATAGTAAAACAATAACTGAGAGAACACCCCAAactaaagaattcaaaattaatttccGGATTGGAGCATGGAAAAGTTCAATACTTGCACTAACCTGCATAAAGTAGAAAAAGAGGAACTCTGTGGCCTGTTGAGACACTTCTATGCTGAAGTCCAACCCAAATTTGACCCCAAGAAGGGTGATCAACCTCAAGAGTATCACAAAAACACACTAAAACCCATAAGATCAGCTCTCAACAGACATCTTAATGATAGTGATCGAGATTTTGACATTGTTAGAGATAGAAATTTCAAACCAGCAAATGCCATCCTTGGTGgcaaattgaaacaaaatatgaaatcaagATTATCTCGGCCTACACAGCACAAACCAGTTCTTAACAGTAGTGACTTCCTGAAAATCTCCGACTACCTTTCCACTATTGATAATCCTGTCATTTTGCGTTATCGGGTCTGGTACGACCTTTCGATCCATTTTGTGTCACGGGGGCTTGAGTTTCATCAACAGCTGATGACAAACTCATTTGAGTTTTTATATAATGAGAATGACGGAGAGTATGTGGTGATTTCCCATGAAACCAAGCAAAAGAATTGGCAGGGTGGTCTCGACACATCTGATGCTCCACAGGATAAGCGAATGTACTCAATCGGGGATGACAATTGTCCAGTTCGCACCGTACGACAACTTCTTCATGTCACAGACCCGAATGCCACATCATTATTCAATCACTGTTTCAAAGCTGCGATGGCGTCTCCACAATCAGAGAAAGTGTAGTTTACAGCTAAGCCTGTCAAAGCGTACCAGTTTTCGAAATTCATGTCTGACACATCTAGAAATTCTGGATGCTCTCAAAATTACACCGCACACTGCAATTGAAACCCTTAACGACGATGGTTTTGAATCCGACATATTATGTTCATGAGTGGGCACCGGAACGAGGCGTCCATACGCAGTTATAACAGGGATTGCAGTGGCCATCAAAAGCAATGCCTTAGTAATTCACTAGCAAAACTTGCAAGACCCTCTGCAACACTCACTCGTCCCCCTGGAAACTCGAGAGAGAACCCTACTTGCCTGGTCTCTGATCGCATGACACATCATGCACATGTCCCACGCTTACCGTTCGTACCGACATCGAACATTGAGGTGAATgccagttccactcaacaaagTTCCAGCAATTTTCTATCCACGGGATTcatctctaactcatcctttcAAATCTGCACCTTTCAGTTCACAGGGAACCCATTTGTGAGTCAAAAGTAAACAGTTCGTGGAAGCCGCCATTTCCGATTTTCagttgatgttttcataaattacTCCGCCAATTTCGAAGCGTCATATAATGTAGTTCAAGAATAAATCTTTAATTGAACTCAAATCATATTAtgttttatcattcaaactcAATGCTTTACATATTTAAATGATAAGGCATGAATGTATTATCTTTTCGGTGGATAGAGGGATCCACGAAAAAAAAAGACA contains:
- the LOC125647006 gene encoding uncharacterized protein LOC125647006 — encoded protein: MGLITTCYLQQAVGNLLDNLEAGKPNLDSAIQNVRDIFALSTKTLDQMARTGSFHHMIRRRATMYDTGLSDLKEYANTIVTLPLTSDGIFGNQFDIKLKEKTERNKQLAEVFPDIKPAGGARSFKRKAPSTGTSDNSDGYAKKSKYDISFKIPKKAPGDYKSQGKQLNNKAPANKTWPSQRSGDVRTFKH